Proteins encoded together in one Planctomycetota bacterium window:
- a CDS encoding HEAT repeat domain-containing protein, with translation MKIKIAFSLFFCIIAILLFYRYPANAQDMENEEDDIIIWESPDFQQPEIGTAVPSLGAMVNSTEFKSLKTFWNSLDESKSGSKESLESLKIKSMESLSAIISSIEGKQLSGRWVRKFFEDELSRRFQQQVITRKFEAPENPGEKERTIRFWKEIDFCLEGLVTLSTLKDCDSLILELLSERIKRNFNDIKTIRFKGRLEILNISRDKYKEKIVRLSDEFAGYKKTLKGDSTSIICISKEPVTDLSVRQPKPLSDGEWMDFSNRPDKSFKENDLLDILSKEDKKVILSDRRYIILEGGSLVTGWELDPKIPDDLIKDIARLIGELGNDDWQTRETATKELIDIGEPVIIPLNETLEKNPDPEVRMRAKFVLSKLKKDNSEGEIRKLIEEFIQNGGGNREVIDKLRKSFTPEQLQSVIKLMLQEDTNQPNQNRIAMIQFLMAFIEEFNSMEGR, from the coding sequence GTGAAAATAAAGATTGCTTTCAGCCTATTTTTCTGCATTATAGCAATCCTGCTTTTCTACCGCTATCCGGCAAACGCCCAGGACATGGAAAATGAGGAAGATGATATTATAATCTGGGAGTCACCAGACTTTCAACAACCTGAAATTGGAACTGCCGTCCCTTCCCTGGGGGCAATGGTAAATTCAACCGAGTTCAAGAGCCTAAAAACATTCTGGAATTCGCTGGATGAATCCAAGTCTGGTTCCAAAGAATCGCTTGAATCATTAAAGATTAAATCAATGGAATCACTTAGCGCAATTATTTCCTCAATAGAAGGGAAACAACTGAGCGGGCGATGGGTACGGAAGTTTTTTGAAGATGAGCTTTCCCGCCGGTTCCAACAACAGGTGATTACCCGCAAATTCGAGGCGCCGGAAAACCCTGGCGAAAAAGAACGCACTATACGATTCTGGAAAGAAATCGATTTCTGCCTGGAAGGGCTTGTTACGCTTTCTACCCTTAAAGATTGCGATTCTCTTATCCTGGAACTTTTAAGCGAGCGGATTAAGCGTAATTTCAATGACATTAAAACAATCCGCTTTAAAGGACGATTGGAGATATTGAATATTTCCCGAGACAAGTATAAAGAAAAAATTGTCCGACTTAGCGATGAGTTCGCCGGCTATAAAAAGACCTTGAAAGGCGACAGCACATCGATTATATGTATCAGCAAAGAACCGGTTACCGATTTATCCGTCCGCCAGCCCAAGCCATTGTCGGACGGAGAATGGATGGATTTTTCCAACCGCCCGGATAAGTCGTTTAAAGAAAACGACCTCCTGGATATCCTTTCCAAAGAAGATAAAAAAGTCATCCTTTCCGACCGGCGCTATATTATCCTGGAAGGCGGGTCTCTTGTAACCGGATGGGAACTTGACCCGAAAATACCGGACGACCTTATAAAAGATATTGCCCGCTTAATCGGCGAGCTTGGCAATGATGACTGGCAAACAAGGGAAACGGCGACAAAAGAATTAATCGATATCGGCGAACCGGTTATTATACCGCTCAATGAAACCCTGGAGAAAAACCCAGACCCGGAAGTAAGGATGCGGGCTAAATTTGTCCTAAGCAAACTTAAAAAAGATAACTCGGAAGGCGAAATAAGAAAATTAATCGAGGAGTTTATTCAAAACGGAGGGGGAAACAGGGAAGTTATAGACAAATTAAGAAAGTCATTTACCCCTGAACAATTACAGTCGGTTATTAAGCTGATGCTTCAGGAAGATACAAACCAACCGAACCAAAACCGGATAGCTATGATACAATTTCTAATGGCATTTATAGAAGAGTTTAATAGTATGGAGGGGAGGTAA
- a CDS encoding zinc-binding dehydrogenase translates to MKAAVFHGEKKPLTIEEYPKPQIGPDDILVKVAACGVCHTDLHYIDHGVPTVKKPPMILGHEAAGTVAETGANVKNLKVDDRVLLPAVLTCGTCEFCRIGRENICKTMIMFGNHIDGAYAEYVKAPAKDAFIMPKEIPLEEGCIIADAISTPYHAVKNRGQVKPGDTVAVFGCGGVGINVVQLSAAAGATVIAVDIMDKKLEWAKKLGATYTLNAQQSPDATKDIRKLTNGGVDIAFEAIGNPKTITMAFNSLKKGGRLCVVGYTDKDMIISGAKTMFFEMEIVGSLGCRPVDYPRLIEMVRIGKVQVTPLVTHKFKLDKINEAFDTLRKGECIRAVVMP, encoded by the coding sequence ATGAAAGCTGCCGTATTCCACGGGGAAAAGAAACCGCTCACTATCGAAGAATACCCGAAGCCGCAAATCGGTCCGGATGATATCCTGGTAAAAGTGGCCGCCTGCGGGGTGTGTCATACTGACCTACATTATATAGACCACGGCGTTCCCACGGTCAAGAAACCGCCCATGATTTTAGGGCACGAAGCCGCCGGCACGGTGGCCGAAACTGGCGCGAACGTCAAGAACCTAAAAGTGGACGACCGGGTGCTTTTACCGGCGGTCCTCACCTGCGGGACGTGCGAATTCTGCCGCATCGGTAGAGAAAACATCTGCAAGACCATGATAATGTTCGGCAACCATATTGACGGCGCCTATGCGGAATACGTCAAAGCGCCCGCCAAGGATGCCTTTATAATGCCCAAGGAAATACCGCTGGAAGAAGGATGCATCATAGCCGATGCTATTTCCACGCCCTATCACGCGGTCAAGAACCGCGGACAGGTGAAACCCGGTGATACCGTGGCAGTTTTCGGCTGTGGCGGAGTCGGCATCAATGTAGTCCAGTTAAGCGCGGCGGCTGGCGCAACCGTTATCGCCGTTGATATCATGGATAAAAAGCTGGAATGGGCAAAAAAGCTAGGCGCGACCTACACCTTAAACGCCCAGCAAAGCCCGGATGCCACCAAAGATATCAGGAAACTCACCAACGGCGGAGTGGATATCGCTTTTGAAGCCATCGGCAACCCCAAAACCATCACCATGGCATTTAACTCCCTTAAAAAAGGCGGTCGGCTCTGTGTAGTCGGTTACACGGATAAAGACATGATTATCTCCGGCGCCAAGACCATGTTTTTCGAGATGGAAATAGTCGGCTCGTTAGGCTGCAGGCCGGTTGATTATCCACGCCTGATAGAAATGGTGCGTATCGGCAAGGTACAGGTAACACCCCTGGTTACGCATAAATTCAAGCTGGATAAAATAAACGAGGCATTTGATACCTTGCGCAAAGGAGAATGTATCCGGGCGGTGGTAATGCCGTAA